A single window of Nicotiana sylvestris chromosome 5, ASM39365v2, whole genome shotgun sequence DNA harbors:
- the LOC138869640 gene encoding uncharacterized protein — protein MDGGLGLNGCIEREMGLMGRIDWWIGEFDWAIEVFFETLVFFIQKRENLRANLSGQASCVLSICIILACKQVALNLSPSSSSLSSSLNRTIELWKKLRDGIFGNFFRLQSVKFYGKLIHCILLSEIVNNDPDSIAFKVFDHEIKFTRDAFYIITGLKCYSSPDIKGLHEKENRLSKVYFPGKDRVELGDLFNFITSHPHGTTAAFVGSDDDAMKLATIYFVQSVLMGKWKNMNVSEQIMKIVDDDELCSSFNWGSLSYETLLKSLKSYLKPNENETEKEKDKDNYTILGFPFAFCVWIIEVIPIFQEKQFVNFQESSYPQMLCYSEMKSPQFDSLCKKYFHNENLYKLIEVSPFIPVEEDTKPLSVDEPISQDESSMPSSTQFDEAMLKEIVKRLSESFKKDLQAEVTRINHKIAFLSHDLKKTLGSKLDTLLKIYGKPDERNIEKESSVPITKDGVDDHCHDTEPTIAINKDAGGDERDNMDMHAEVLYERDFRYAHLDDETENVTDIGKEFIDGVEVQDVGECQNQENSKETGVTEKICKCGWQSQEDLESSLGTSVSEIVCKCLEGTYDLSTPLSYKEKFRVQTCANQDGTYNLPTPPSLTDNIGTKENASEDNDVIGMILTIANESCELANKEHGEQLQDKENVQLEDKENDASNILAELSLEKTQEGSVNKTKKNNDEDPNQYTRKRKRDSICYDGPSFSIRTPTPPSTQMSIDGGLPLEVEGNVEEELGLFKRNKKLSWQLKSPFDQERKKGISMTDNQNTPKISGWIKSTYTRRCIFHYATDDAKLLKKFIVWLGKEKRRGHKKEGQTDIYADDNGVRKNPYKLYHQKISSKMFFLELSDSSFVLDDKHIDIALYYLRKKECYHPRDHPFRCTTTDILFDNYIVLVYKDFSEDSTHEFWCAGDNQLFLTPYVGGGDSRRCGIAWTEVDKIFFPCRLSLEDDNVVIHFLLGVLDLNQKKIDASQCLQEDQMSMSGTQEHGIALAV, from the exons ATGGATGGAGGGCTGGGATTAAATGGGTGTATTGAACGGGAGATGGGGCTGATGGGTCGGATAGACTGGTGGATTGGTGAATTTGATTGGGCCATTGAAGTTTTTTTTG AAACCCTTGTTTTTTTCATTCAGAAGAGGGAAAATTTGAGAGCGAATCTTTCAGGGCAAGCTTCGTGTGTTCTCAGCATCTGTATCATCCTCGCATGTAAACAAGTTGCACTTAATCTTtctccttcttcatcttctctgtCATCTTCTCTGAATCGAACGATCGAACtg TGGAAGAAGTTGAGGGATGGTATTTTTGGCAACTTCTTCCGATTACAAAGTGTAAAGTTCTATGGTAAACTTATTCACTGTATATTGCTTTCAGAAATTGTAAATAATGACCCTGATTCGATAGCATTCAAGGTTTTTGACCATGAAATTAAGTTTACACGTGACGCATTTTATATAATTACTGGTTTGAAGTGTTATTCCTCACCGGACATCAAAGGTTTACATGAAAAAGAGAATAGGCTTTCGAAAGTCTATTTCCCCGGAAAGGATAGAGTTGAGTTGGGtgatttgtttaattttattactaGTCACCCACATGGTACAACTGCAGCATTTGTAGGCAGCGATGATGATGCTATGAAATTGGCAACAATTTATTTTGTTCAATCTGTTTTGATGGGCAAGTGGAAGAATATGAATGTGTCCGAGCAGATAATGAAAATTGTAGACGATGATGAACTCTGCTCTTCTTTCAACTGGGGCTCTCTTTCTTATGAAACATTATTAAAATCATTGAAGAGTTATTTGAAGCCAAATGAGAATGAGACTGAGAAAGAGAAAGACAAGGATAACTACACTATACTTGGCTTTCCTTTTGCCTTTTGTGTTTGGATTATAGAAGTAATTCCTATTTTCCAAGAAAAACAATTTGTGAACTTCCAAGAATCTAGTTATCCTCAGATGTTATGTTATTCGGAAATGAAATCTCCACAGTTTGATTCTTTGTGTAAAAAATACTTCCATAATGAAAAT TTGTATAAGTTGATCGAGGTGTCACCATTTATTCCTGTTGAAGAAGATACAAAGCCTCTTAGTGTGGACGAGCCAATTTCTCAAGATGAAAGCTCAATGCCTTCTTCCACACAATTTGATGAAGCCATGCTTAAGGAAATTGTTAAA AGATTATCAGAGAGTTTTAAGAAGGATCTTCAAGCTGAAGTTACTAGAATAAATCACAAAATAGCT TTTCTTTCTCACGATTTAAAGAAAACTCTAGGATCAAAGCTTGATACTTTGTTGAAAATTTATGGGAAACCTGATGAAAGGAACATAGAGAAAGAATCTAGTGTTCCAATTACTAAAGATGGAGTTGATGATCATTGTCATGATACAGAGCCTACTATTGCAATTAACAAAGATGCAGGTGGTGATGAACGTGATAATATGGATATGCATGCAGAAGTTCTGTATGAACGCGATTTTAGATATGCACATCTAGATGATGAAACTGAGAACGTCACTGATATTGGGAAAG AATTTATTGATGGAGTGGAAGTTCAAGATGTAGGAGAATGTCAAAACCAGGAAAATTCAAAAGAGACGGGAGTAACAGAAAAAATTTGTAAATGTGGATGGCAATCTCAGGAGGATTTAGAAAGTTCATTGGGAACAAGTGTCAGTGAGATTGTATGCAAATGCTTAGAAGGAACATATGATCTGTCTACACCTCTGTCATATAAAGAAAAATTTAGAGTTCAAACTTGTGCCAATCAAG ATGGAACATATAATCTCCCTACACCTCCCTCTCTTACCGACAATATTGGAACCAAAGAAAATGCTAGCGAAGATAATGATGTAATTGGGATGATCTTGACTATTGCAAATG AATCTTGTGAACTTGCAAATAAAGAACATGGAGAACAATTACAAGATAAAGAAAATGTGCAGctggaagataaagaaaatgatGCAAGCAATATTTTAGCTGAATTGTCTCTTGAAAAAACACAAGAAGGCAGTGTGAACAAGACAA AGAAAAACAATGATGAAGATCCTAACCAATATAcgaggaaaagaaagagagatagTATTTGTTATGATGGTCCGTCATTTTCTATTCGTACTCCTACTCCTCCAAGTACACAAATGAGCATTGATGGGGGTTTGCCTTTGGAGGTTGAAGGAAATGTTGAAGAAGAGCTTGGTCTATTTAAAAGGAACAAGAAGCTTAGTTGGCAGTTGAAATCTCCTTTTGATcaggaaagaaaaaaaggaatatCGATGACAGACAATCAAAATACTCCCAAGATTTCAGGCTGGATAAAATCAACATATACTCGTAGGTGTATTTTTCATTATGCCACAGATGATGCAAAATTATTGAAGAAATTCATTGTGTGGTTGGGCAAGGAGAAAAGGAGAGGTCACAAAAAAGA gggACAGACTGATATATATGCTGATGATAATGGTGTGAGAAAGAATCCATACAAATTGTATCATCAAAAAATAAGTAGCAAAATGTTCTTCCTTGAGCTTTCAGATAGTAGCTTTGTACTTGATGATAAG CATATTGACATTGCCTTATATTATCTGAGAAAGAAGGAATGCTACCACCCTCGCGACCATCCTTTTCGTTGCACAACTACTGATATTCTTTTTGATAACTATATAGTGCTTGTGTATAAAGATTTCAGTGAAGATTCTACTCATGAATTTTGGTGTGCTGGTGATAATCAGTTGTTTCTGACACCATATGTGGGGGGGGGGGACAGTCGTAGATGTGGAATTGCTTGGACAGAGGTTGACAAAATCTTTTTTCCGTGTCGGCTTTCTTTAGAAGATGATAATGTTGTGATACACTTTCTTTTGGGGGTATTGGACTTGAATCAGAAAAAGATTGat